The DNA window ACGACAAGACGGCTCCGCGATGCGGGGCCGTTTTCGTTTAATCCCGAACGAATGGGATGAACGGGGCTCTCCGCAATGAGGCGGATGGCCAAATAGGGGCGTATCAAGGCCCCGATCCGATCCGTACCGGACCCGTGCGGAACAAGAGGCCCCTTCGCGCAATAGGGCGGAAGGGTTCATAAGGAAAATTTATGTTCGATACGAAAAAAGTAGAGCTGGAATGGGGCGGAAAGACCCTCACTCTGGAAACCGGCCGCATCGCCCGTCAGGCAGACGGCGCCGTGCTGGCAACTTACGGCGATACCGTGGTGCTGTGCGCCGTGACCGCCGCCAAGTCGGTGCGCGAAGGACAGGACTTCTTCCCGCTCACCGTCCACTATCAGGAAAAGTTCTCGGCCGCCGGTCGCATCCCGGGCGGCTTCTTCAAGCGCGAAGGCCGCGCCACGGAAAAGGAGACGCTGACCAGCCGTCTCATCGACCGTCCGGTGCGCCCGCTGTTCCCCGAAGGTTTCTACAACGAAATCAACGTGATCTGTCAGGTCCTGTCTTATGATGGCGAGACCGAGCCCGATATCCTGGCGATGATCGCTTCCTCGGCTGCGCTGACCATTTCCGGCGTGCCTTTCATGGGCCCGATCGGCGGCGCGCGCGTCGGCTATCAGGACGGCGAATATCAGCTGAACCCCAGCATCGCTTCCACCAAGGAAGAAGGCGAGCTGGACCTCGTCGTCGCCGCCACCGGCGATGCCGTGATGATGGTGGAATCCGAAGCCAAGGAGCTTTCGGAAGACATCATGCTTGGTGCCGTCATGTTCGCGCATGAGAACATCAAGCCGGTCATCAACGCGATCATCGATCTGGCCGAGAAGGCCGCGAAGGAGCCCTGGGAGCTGAAGAGCACCGATGGCAATGACGCGATCAAGGAAGAGCTGCGCGGCATCGTCGGCGATGACATCGCCGCTGCCTACAAGCTGACCGACAAGTCGGAGCGCTCCGCCGCCCTCAATACGGCGCGCGACAAGGCGAAGGCGCATTATGCGGAGGCCGATGGCCAGACGCAGATGACCGCCGGCAAGATGGTCAAGAAGCTGGAAGCCGAGATCGTTCGCGGCGCCATCCTGAAGGACGGCAGCCGTATCGACGGCCGCAAGACCACCGAGATCCGTCCGATCGAGGCGATGGTGCACTTCCTGCCCCGCGCGCATGGTTCGGCGCTGTTCACCCGCGGTGAAACGCAGGCGATCTGCACCACCACGCTGGGCACCAAGGATGCCGAGCAGATGATCGACGGTCTGGAAGGGCTCAGCTACGAGCGCTTCATGCTGCACTATAACTTCCCGCCCTATTCGGTCGGCGAAGTCGGCCGCTTCGGCTTCACCAGCCGCCGCGAGACCGGCCACGGCAAGCTCGCCTGGCGCGCGCTGCACCCGGTGCTGCCGAGCATGGACGAGTTCCCCTATACGATCCGCGTCCTCTCGGACATCACCGAGTCCAACGGTTCGTCCTCGATGGCGACCGTGTGCGGCGGCTCGCTGGCCATGATGGACGCGGGCGTGCCGCTGAAGCGCCCCGTTTCCGGCATCGCCATGGGCCTCATCCTGGAAGGCGAGGACTTCACCGTCCTGTCCGACATTCTGGGTGACGAGGACCATCTGGGCGACATGGACTTCAAGGTGGCCGGTACGGAAGAGGGCATCACCTCGCTCCAGATGGACATCAAGGTCGCCGGGATCACCGAGGAGATTATGAAGACCGCCCTCGCGCAGGCGAAGGACGGCCGTGCCCACATCCTCGGCAAGATGAACGAAGCGCTTGGCGGCACCCGTCAGGAACTGTCCGATTACGCTCCGCGGATCGAGACGATGCAGATCGACAAGACCAAGATCCGCGACGTCATCGGTACCGGCGGCAAGGTGATCCGCGAGATCGTTGCCGAGACGGGCGCGAAGGTCGACATCGACGATGACGGCGTGATCAAGATCTCGTCTTCCGACATCAGCCAGATCGAAGCCGCGAAGAAGTGGATCGAAGGCATCGTAGAGGAAGCCGAAGTCGGCAAGATCTACACCGGCAAAGTCGTCAACCTCGTTGATTTCGGTGCGTTCGTGAACTTCATGGGCGGCAAGGACGGTCTTGTCCACGTCTCCGAGATCAAGAACGAGCGCGTGGAAAAGGTCTCCGACGAGCTGTCCGAAGGCCAGGAAGTCAAGGTCAAGGTGCTCGAGATCGATCAGCGCGGCAAGGTTCGCCTGTCGATGCGCGTCGTCGATCAGGAAACCGGCGAAGAGCTGGAAGATACCCGTCCGGCGCGCGAACCGCGCGGCGATCGCGGTGATCGCAAGCCGCGCGGAGACCGTGACGGCGGCGGACGCGGCGAAGGTGGTCGCGGCCGGGGCCGGGGACGCGGTCGCGGTGGACGCGACGGCGGCAAGGACGATGGTGACAAGGGTGATGCCGCTGGCCTGCCCGACTTCATCACCAACGACTGATCGTCGTCCGATCATGAAGTAACGAAGGGGTGCCGGAGCGATCCGGCGCCCTTTTCTTTTGGCCGCAAGCGAGCGCGTGGCGCTTCATCCGCGCTATACCCTTAATCCGCGATACAGGCGCGCGCGCTTACGGCTTGGCGCGGGAAGCTCGGCAGGCTAGGGAACAGCGCCATGACACGCATCATTCTTCGTACCGGCGCGATCGCGCTTTCGACCGTTCTTCTGGCTGGTTGCTCTACGTTGGGCATCGGCGGGAACAAGACGGGCGCGGACACCGCTTATGTCGCGCGCGATGTGGGCACGCTTTACAACGCCGCGAAGGACCGGCTCGACAAGCGCCAGTACAAGGTTGCCGCCGCCCTGTTCGATGAGGTGGAGCGCCAGCATCCCTATTCGCCCTGGGCCCGCCGCGCGCAGCTGATGAGCGCGTTCAGCTATTATATGGATGCCGACTATCCCAAAGCGATCGAGAGCGCGCAGCGCTTCCTTGCTATCCATCCGGGCAACAAGGACGCGGCCTATGCTTATTATCTGATCGGCGTCAGCCACTATGAGCAGATTGCCGATGTCCGCCGCGACCAGAGCACGACCGAGCAGGCGCTCGCCGCGTTGGGCGAAGTGCAACGCCGCTATCCGAACACGCGCTACGCCGCCGATGCCGCGCTGAAGATCGACCTCGTGAACGACCACCTGGCCGGCAAGGAAATGGAGATCGGCCGCTTCTACGAGCGCCGCAACCAGTGGCTTGCCGCCACGCTGCGCTTCCGTGAGGTCGTCGATAATTATCAGACCACCACGCACGCGCCCGAGGCGCTGTACCGCCTGGTCGAATCCTATCTGTCGCTCGGTATTCCGGAAGAGGCCAAGAAGGCCGCCGCCGTGCTCGGCGCGAACTATCCGGGCAGCAAATGGTATAGCCGGGCTTATGATCTAATGCAGGACAAGGCGCCCAATTACGTCTGATCGGAACGGGAATGCGGACGGATCGCACAGCATTCGTTCGCCTTCTATTCCCCTTCCGCCGCTAAGCCGTTAGAGGCGGGCTTATGCTCACCGGGCTTTCCATCCGCGACGTCGTGCTGATCGAGGCACTCGACCTGGAGTTCGCAGGCGGCCTTAGTGTGCTCACCGGAGAGACCGGTGCAGGCAAATCCATCCTGCTCGATTCGCTGGGCCTCGCGCTCGGTGCCCGTGCCGACAGCGGCTTGGTGCGTCAGGGGGCCGAACGCGCCAAGGTCACTGCCAGCTTCGCCGCCCCGGAAACCGGATCGCCGCTCGCCCTGCTGCTGGCAGAGAACGAGATCGAGCATGAGCCGGGCGAACCGCTGGTCATCCGCCGCACAGTCAAAGCCGACGGCGGCAGCCGTGCGCATCTCGCCGATCAGCCCGTCAGCGCCGCGCTCCTGCGCGAGGTCGGGCGTTATCTCGTCGAAATCCACGGCCAGCATGACGATCGCGGCCTCTTGAACCCCAAGGGACATCGCGAACTGCTGGACGCTTTCGGGCGCTGCGATGGCGGCGCGGTTGCCGCGGCCTGGCGGGATTGGCGTGTTGCACGCGACCGGCTGGAGCAGGCGCGCGCCGAACGCGACGAGGCCGAGCGGGACCGTGAGTGGCTCGACCATGCCGTGGGGGAGCTGGAAGCGCTCGCGCCCGAAGCGGGCGAGGAACAATCCCTCGCCGAAGAACGCGCCTCGATGCAGGCGGGCGAGCGGATTGCCGAGGATCTGGACGCGATCCGTGCCGTGTTCGAGGGATCGGACGGCGGCATGGCCCAGCTGCGCGGCGCCGCGCGGCGGCTCGACCGGGTCGCGGAGGGCCACGCGCTGCTCGGCGAAGCGCTGGAATCGCTCGACCGTGCCCTGGCCGAGGCTACCGAGGCGGAAGACAAGTTGAACGATGCGGCCGAGGCGCTGGCGTTCGATCCTGCGCGGCTGGACGCGGTGGAGACGCGGCTGTTCGATCTGCGCGCCATCGCCCGCAAGCATCAGGTGGAGCCGGATGCGCTGCCCGCGCTGCTGGAACAACTGGCCGCCCGGTTAGACGCGCTGGAAGGCGGCGCGGACAGCATCGCGAAGCTGGAGGCGGCGGAGGCGGCCGCGGCGGCTACCTATTCGGAAGCTGCCGACGCGCTGAGCGCCCAGCGCCGCGAGGCGGGCGAGCGGCTCGATGCCGCGGTGGCGGGCGAGCTTGCGCCGCTGAAGCTTGATGCCGCGCGTTTCCGAACTTCGGTCGAGGAACTGCCGGAAGAGCAATGGGGCGGGCGCGGCAAGGACCGCATCGAATTTCTCATCAGCACCAATCCCGGCGCGCCCTTCGCGCCGCTCGCCAAGATCGCTTCCGGCGGCGAGCTGTCGCGCTTCATCCTGGCTTTGAAGGTGGCGCTCGCCGAAGAGGGCGGGGCGGAGACGATCATTTTCGACGAAATCGACCGCGGCGTTGGCGGCGCGGTGGCCTCCGCGATCGGCGAACGCCTGAGCCGCCTGTCCGCCAGCCGCCAGCTCCTCGCCGTCACCCACAGCCCGCAGGTCGCGGCCACCGGCACGCACCATTTCTTCATCGCCAAATCGTCCGACGGCACCGTGACGCGTACGGGCGTGCACCAGCTGGACAGTGCTGAACGCCGCCAGGAAATCGCCCGCATGCTCTCCGGCACCGAAGTGACGGACGAGGCGAGGGCGCAGGCGGATCGATTGCTGGAAGTCTAGTCCGACAGCGGCAATTTTCCTGTCCTATCGGCAAGTGTATCGGCTAATCTTGGCGGCATGACCTTCGCTATTTTTTCGCGCGCCCCTACCCAGCATTCGCTATCGCTTGCGGAAGCCAAAGGGCCCCCCCCGTATGCGGACCCTTGCGACCTTTCAGCAAGATTGTTGCGCGATGGCGCCAAGTCGAATGGGGCGGAGGCATGAGCAATCTGCCCGAATCGGAAGCCGAGGCCGCCAATGAGCTGATGCGGCTGGCGAAGGAGATCGCGAAGCATAACCGGCTCTATCATGCCGAGGATGCGCCGGAGATTTCGGACGCGGACTATGACGCACTGGTGAAGCGCAACAACGCGATCGAGGCGGCGTTTCCGAATCTGGTGCGCCCGGATAGCCCGAACGCACAGGTTGGTGCCGCGGTGGCGGGATCTCCGCTCAGCAAAGTGCGGCACGAGGTTCGGCTCTATTCGCTCGACAATGGATTTTCCGATGAAGACATTGCCGATTTCGTGGCCCGCGTGCGTCGGTTTCTCAGCCTATCGGAAGACGAGCCGCTCTGCCTGACGGCGGAGGACAAGATCGACGGGCTGTCGCTCTCGATCCGTTATGAAGACCGCAAGCTCGTCCGCGCCGCCACGCGGGGGGACGGGCAGGTGGGCGAGGATGTGACGCCCAATGCGCTGACGATTGCGGACATTCCGCAGGCGCTCCCAGACGATGCGCCCGAATTGTTCGAGGTGCGCGGCGAAGTTTACATGTCCAAGGCCGCCTTTGCCGACCTCAACGCCGCGCAGGAAGCGGCGGGCGAGAAGATCTTCGCCAACCCGCGCAACGCCGCCGCCGGATCGCTGCGGCAGAAGGATGCGCGGGTTACCGAGGCGCGGCCGCTGCGCTTTCTGGCCCATGGCTGGGGCGATCACAGCGCGGTGTCCGGCGATACGCAGACCGATGTGATGCGTGCGATCGAAGGCTGGGGCTTCCCGCTCTCCGATCATCTCAAACGCTTCGACGATGTCTCGGAGCTTCTCGAACATTATCGCAGCATCGAAGCGCAACGCGCTGATATGCCTTATGATATCGACGGCGTGGTCTACAAGGTAGACCGGCTGGACTGGCAGCAACGTCTGGGCTTCGTCGCCAAAGCGCCACGCTGGGCCATCGCGCACAAATTTCCCGCCGAGAAGGCGGAAACGACGCTGGAGGCGATCGACATCCAGGTCGGGCGCACCGGCAAGCTGACACCGGTCGGGCGGTTGATGCCGGTGACGGTGGGCGGCGTGGTCGTCTCCAATGTCACCTTGCACAATCGCGACGAGATCGAGCGGCTGGGCGTGCGCCCCGGCGACCGCGTGCGCATCCAGCGCGCCGGTGACGTGATCCCGCAGGTTGTCGAGAACCTGACGCGTAATGAAGATCGTCCGGCCTTTCACTTTCCCGAGACCTGCCCGGAATGTGGGTCCGAGGCGGTGGCCGAAGAGGGCGAGGTCGATGTGCGCTGCACCGGCGGGCTGATCTGCCCGGCCCAGCGTTACCAGCGCCTCATCCACTTCGTCTCGCGCGGCGCGCTCGACATCGATGGGCTGGGCGAAAAGAGTATCGCCGAGTTTCTGGACGCTGGGCTGATCCACAGCCCCGCGGACATCTTCCGCCTGCGCAAACATCGCGACGACATATTGGCGCGGGAGGGGTGGCAGGAGAAATCGGTCGACAATCTGCTCGCCGCGATCGAGGCGAAGCGGAAGCCCGATGCTGCGCGGCTGCTATTCGGTCTCGGCATCCGCCATGTCGGCTCGGTCACCGCGCGCGACCTGCTGAAAGGTCTCGGGAAGCTCGAAAGACTGCCGGGTAAGGCGCTGGAAATATATGACTATCGTGAGGCCAACCCCCAGATGGAGGCCGAGAGCGACGGCAAGTTCAAGTCGCGCATGGATGAAAAGGTGAAGAGCATTTTGGAGGTGCAGACAGACGGAATCGGGGTCGCCGTCGGCTTCGCGCTCGCCGACTTCTTCCATGAGAAGCACAATCGCGAGGCGTGGGATGATCTGATGGGGGAAGTCGATCCCGAACCCTTCGTCGTCGAGACGCGCGAAAGCGAGGTTGCGGGCAAGACGGTGGTGTTCACCGGCAAGCTGGAGACGATGAGCCGCGACGAAGCCAAAGCGCAGGCCGAGCGGCTCGGCGCGAAGGCGGCAGGCTCGGTCAGCGCCAAGACCGATCTGCTGGTGGCCGGGCCGGGCGCGGGATCGAAGATGAAGAAGGCGCAGGAGCTGGGCATCGAGGTGATCGACGAGGCGGGTTGGGCGGCGATCGTCGAGCGGGCGGGGTGAAGGTTCTGTAAAGTTCGACTGTTCGTTCGGCCTGAGCTAGTCGAAGGGCAGCTCTTCCTCCGTTGAAGATGGTAAAAAACAACACGGTGCTTCGGCAAGCTCAGCACGAACGGAGGGCGAGCTTCAGTCTTTCGGCGGAAACCAGCGCATGACGCCGCCCGCGATCGGCGTCCAGATGCCCACCCGAACGCCCGCCTCTCGCAGCATGCGGCCGGTCCAGCTGTTGCAGCTATTGAGCGCGCTGTAGCGCCCATGCGCGGCGTAGAAGGCGTCGGCGGGGCCATAACCGAAACTGGGGACCGCGCGGCCGTCCGGACCGGTTTCGAACTGCGCGCGGACCGCGGCGGCGAGACGAAAATATTGCTCGTCGGTTAGCGTCACGCGGCGGCGATAAGGCTGCGGACCCGGCCGATATAGGAAATCGACATGCATCAGCGTCTCGTCCGATCCCGTGGCTGCGTTCCAGGCGATGGCGGGGGTCAAGTCCGCCCAGGTCTCCGTCTCCCGGTAGAAGCGCGCCTCGCCCCAGGCGATCAGGACATGGTTGCTGTAATAGCGCGGATCGCGAATGTCGGAGGGGCGCAGCAGATCGCGCCAGTCGGCGATGTCGTTTGCCATCGGCATGACGATGCCGGTGTGGACGCCGTTCGTCTCCACCCAGATGGTGATG is part of the Novosphingopyxis iocasae genome and encodes:
- the pnp gene encoding polyribonucleotide nucleotidyltransferase — its product is MFDTKKVELEWGGKTLTLETGRIARQADGAVLATYGDTVVLCAVTAAKSVREGQDFFPLTVHYQEKFSAAGRIPGGFFKREGRATEKETLTSRLIDRPVRPLFPEGFYNEINVICQVLSYDGETEPDILAMIASSAALTISGVPFMGPIGGARVGYQDGEYQLNPSIASTKEEGELDLVVAATGDAVMMVESEAKELSEDIMLGAVMFAHENIKPVINAIIDLAEKAAKEPWELKSTDGNDAIKEELRGIVGDDIAAAYKLTDKSERSAALNTARDKAKAHYAEADGQTQMTAGKMVKKLEAEIVRGAILKDGSRIDGRKTTEIRPIEAMVHFLPRAHGSALFTRGETQAICTTTLGTKDAEQMIDGLEGLSYERFMLHYNFPPYSVGEVGRFGFTSRRETGHGKLAWRALHPVLPSMDEFPYTIRVLSDITESNGSSSMATVCGGSLAMMDAGVPLKRPVSGIAMGLILEGEDFTVLSDILGDEDHLGDMDFKVAGTEEGITSLQMDIKVAGITEEIMKTALAQAKDGRAHILGKMNEALGGTRQELSDYAPRIETMQIDKTKIRDVIGTGGKVIREIVAETGAKVDIDDDGVIKISSSDISQIEAAKKWIEGIVEEAEVGKIYTGKVVNLVDFGAFVNFMGGKDGLVHVSEIKNERVEKVSDELSEGQEVKVKVLEIDQRGKVRLSMRVVDQETGEELEDTRPAREPRGDRGDRKPRGDRDGGGRGEGGRGRGRGRGRGGRDGGKDDGDKGDAAGLPDFITND
- a CDS encoding outer membrane protein assembly factor BamD gives rise to the protein MTRIILRTGAIALSTVLLAGCSTLGIGGNKTGADTAYVARDVGTLYNAAKDRLDKRQYKVAAALFDEVERQHPYSPWARRAQLMSAFSYYMDADYPKAIESAQRFLAIHPGNKDAAYAYYLIGVSHYEQIADVRRDQSTTEQALAALGEVQRRYPNTRYAADAALKIDLVNDHLAGKEMEIGRFYERRNQWLAATLRFREVVDNYQTTTHAPEALYRLVESYLSLGIPEEAKKAAAVLGANYPGSKWYSRAYDLMQDKAPNYV
- the recN gene encoding DNA repair protein RecN yields the protein MLTGLSIRDVVLIEALDLEFAGGLSVLTGETGAGKSILLDSLGLALGARADSGLVRQGAERAKVTASFAAPETGSPLALLLAENEIEHEPGEPLVIRRTVKADGGSRAHLADQPVSAALLREVGRYLVEIHGQHDDRGLLNPKGHRELLDAFGRCDGGAVAAAWRDWRVARDRLEQARAERDEAERDREWLDHAVGELEALAPEAGEEQSLAEERASMQAGERIAEDLDAIRAVFEGSDGGMAQLRGAARRLDRVAEGHALLGEALESLDRALAEATEAEDKLNDAAEALAFDPARLDAVETRLFDLRAIARKHQVEPDALPALLEQLAARLDALEGGADSIAKLEAAEAAAAATYSEAADALSAQRREAGERLDAAVAGELAPLKLDAARFRTSVEELPEEQWGGRGKDRIEFLISTNPGAPFAPLAKIASGGELSRFILALKVALAEEGGAETIIFDEIDRGVGGAVASAIGERLSRLSASRQLLAVTHSPQVAATGTHHFFIAKSSDGTVTRTGVHQLDSAERRQEIARMLSGTEVTDEARAQADRLLEV
- the ligA gene encoding NAD-dependent DNA ligase LigA — encoded protein: MSNLPESEAEAANELMRLAKEIAKHNRLYHAEDAPEISDADYDALVKRNNAIEAAFPNLVRPDSPNAQVGAAVAGSPLSKVRHEVRLYSLDNGFSDEDIADFVARVRRFLSLSEDEPLCLTAEDKIDGLSLSIRYEDRKLVRAATRGDGQVGEDVTPNALTIADIPQALPDDAPELFEVRGEVYMSKAAFADLNAAQEAAGEKIFANPRNAAAGSLRQKDARVTEARPLRFLAHGWGDHSAVSGDTQTDVMRAIEGWGFPLSDHLKRFDDVSELLEHYRSIEAQRADMPYDIDGVVYKVDRLDWQQRLGFVAKAPRWAIAHKFPAEKAETTLEAIDIQVGRTGKLTPVGRLMPVTVGGVVVSNVTLHNRDEIERLGVRPGDRVRIQRAGDVIPQVVENLTRNEDRPAFHFPETCPECGSEAVAEEGEVDVRCTGGLICPAQRYQRLIHFVSRGALDIDGLGEKSIAEFLDAGLIHSPADIFRLRKHRDDILAREGWQEKSVDNLLAAIEAKRKPDAARLLFGLGIRHVGSVTARDLLKGLGKLERLPGKALEIYDYREANPQMEAESDGKFKSRMDEKVKSILEVQTDGIGVAVGFALADFFHEKHNREAWDDLMGEVDPEPFVVETRESEVAGKTVVFTGKLETMSRDEAKAQAERLGAKAAGSVSAKTDLLVAGPGAGSKMKKAQELGIEVIDEAGWAAIVERAG
- a CDS encoding TIGR02117 family protein, translated to MMSPKNETGTRSAPGRVIRALIGWLLLAIGLYFAAALAGSLVAANPGWREPENGITIWVETNGVHTGIVMPMANDIADWRDLLRPSDIRDPRYYSNHVLIAWGEARFYRETETWADLTPAIAWNAATGSDETLMHVDFLYRPGPQPYRRRVTLTDEQYFRLAAAVRAQFETGPDGRAVPSFGYGPADAFYAAHGRYSALNSCNSWTGRMLREAGVRVGIWTPIAGGVMRWFPPKD